From the Ruania alkalisoli genome, one window contains:
- a CDS encoding glycoside hydrolase family 172 protein has translation MAAGPRDGLLADITHVRQARTGRVSSWDQTGRNRDNWIVMPGEERVLADLQGPGCITHIWMTQSCRRQPGPGQIAPEVVGVPMLEIHNALGVSWEVHDPDYYRKIVLRMYWDDATTPSVIAPLGDFFGLLNSLSGSYESLPLSVSAKEPEEYSFGGSAAFNSWFQMPFGSRARITVENQNEVPYLQYFYIDYELYAEPLAEDVAYFHAHYRQQRPCAGWGPGLQTNSAEVATVPHLSAEGNYVALETEGAGHYVGCTLAVRHFQDTWWGEGDDMIFIDDDTWPPSLHGTGMEDYLGHAWGMQRNGYLMNGTIVHEADAPGFQHSYRFHLVDPVRFSRRIAVTFEHGHANHLADDWSSVAYWYQDTIAPGLSIPAVEDRLPLRPQESKVHASLPELTAEQQRARDAAAERMRTYEAERDRVRAARVPEIDAAERGNTENAAELRRRWLEGQR, from the coding sequence ATGGCAGCAGGACCCCGCGACGGACTCCTCGCAGACATCACCCACGTACGGCAGGCGCGCACCGGTCGCGTTTCGAGCTGGGACCAGACCGGCCGCAACCGGGACAACTGGATCGTGATGCCCGGCGAAGAACGCGTACTCGCCGATCTTCAAGGACCAGGCTGCATCACGCATATCTGGATGACCCAGTCGTGCCGGCGCCAGCCCGGACCCGGCCAGATCGCCCCCGAGGTGGTCGGAGTGCCGATGCTGGAGATCCACAACGCCCTCGGGGTGAGCTGGGAGGTGCACGACCCGGACTACTACCGCAAGATCGTGCTGCGGATGTACTGGGACGATGCCACCACACCCAGCGTGATCGCACCCCTCGGCGACTTCTTCGGGCTGCTCAACTCCCTCTCCGGCTCGTACGAGTCTCTGCCGCTCTCGGTCTCGGCGAAGGAGCCAGAGGAGTACAGCTTCGGCGGCTCCGCGGCGTTCAACTCGTGGTTCCAGATGCCGTTCGGCTCCAGGGCGCGGATCACCGTGGAGAACCAGAACGAGGTGCCGTACCTGCAGTACTTCTACATCGACTACGAGCTCTACGCCGAGCCGCTCGCCGAGGACGTCGCCTACTTCCACGCGCACTACCGGCAGCAGCGACCGTGCGCGGGCTGGGGTCCGGGCCTGCAGACCAACAGCGCCGAAGTGGCCACGGTCCCGCACCTGTCCGCCGAGGGGAACTATGTGGCACTGGAGACCGAGGGCGCCGGCCACTACGTCGGCTGCACGCTCGCCGTCCGGCACTTCCAGGACACCTGGTGGGGTGAGGGCGACGACATGATCTTCATCGACGACGACACCTGGCCCCCGAGCCTGCACGGCACTGGCATGGAGGATTACCTCGGGCACGCCTGGGGCATGCAGCGCAACGGGTACCTGATGAACGGGACCATCGTGCACGAGGCGGACGCTCCGGGGTTCCAGCACAGCTACCGATTCCATCTCGTGGACCCGGTGCGGTTCTCCCGTCGCATCGCGGTGACCTTCGAACACGGGCACGCCAACCATCTCGCCGACGACTGGTCATCGGTGGCGTACTGGTACCAGGACACGATCGCGCCCGGGCTGTCCATTCCCGCCGTCGAGGACCGGTTGCCACTGCGACCGCAGGAGTCGAAGGTGCACGCGAGCCTTCCCGAACTCACCGCAGAGCAGCAGCGCGCCCGGGACGCCGCCGCGGAGCGGATGCGGACCTACGAGGCGGAACGCGATCGCGTCCGGGCAGCCCGCGTGCCGGAGATCGATGCCGCCGAACGAGGCAACACCGAGAACGCGGCTGAGCTCCGCCGTCGGTGGCTGGAGGGACAACGATGA
- a CDS encoding pyridoxamine 5'-phosphate oxidase family protein, translating to MTTIWDIDPDPSRISELTAEECWHLLADARFGRLAYRLADEVNIVPINIGVDGHRLVFRTAEGSKLLGIHMSEKVAFEIDDVGIETATSVVARGTTRVLSGDDEARAETVLPSPWTEGWKGTVVGIEVAEVTGRRFQLRRR from the coding sequence ATGACGACCATCTGGGATATCGACCCCGATCCCAGCCGCATCAGCGAGCTGACTGCGGAGGAGTGTTGGCACCTCCTCGCCGACGCCCGGTTCGGACGACTGGCGTATCGCCTCGCCGATGAAGTGAATATCGTGCCGATCAACATCGGCGTGGACGGGCATCGCCTGGTGTTCCGCACGGCCGAGGGCAGCAAACTGCTGGGCATTCACATGAGCGAGAAGGTCGCTTTCGAGATCGACGATGTCGGCATCGAGACGGCCACGAGCGTCGTGGCACGCGGGACGACGCGGGTGCTGAGCGGCGACGATGAGGCGCGTGCCGAGACAGTACTCCCCTCACCCTGGACCGAAGGGTGGAAGGGCACGGTCGTGGGGATCGAGGTCGCTGAGGTGACCGGTCGGCGGTTTCAACTTCGGCGCCGATAG
- a CDS encoding ABC transporter substrate-binding protein — protein MTTHPLRPAMKRRTLIGSAATGAALALGLAACGGSVPGEDPTSAGGGEPADEGAVEITLSMQNPNVEAQDPATYEIVQAFMAENPDVVIHVEGQTVDEHNQAMQIAAQSGTLPEIFWVYNSLATQMADEGYLADLGPLLDSGDLRASFPDSMLSGYVSDSSSDPVQYGVPYQGLVTGFFVNTDILAEYGLEQPETFEDLLVVAETLSAEGITTIAKGANGTSFSVWAFLTMLNRYGYEERIDAILAGEDSYVNEDFLRLYEHIGELAEAGAFSPNVSTQDYVQAVEEYTSGNAAMLDAGVWAAGQIQESSVGAATTFWAGPTFADGVGDQQLYMNAPSAPLVVSAAAMEDEEVAAAVERFLAFYYSDAGQQILVDNDQTPVTTYEPQVDESQTVFSSVLEVINADGWSSPEAQPDLVISAEQSSAMYDSIYGVIQGVFTPEEALQVVQDTFE, from the coding sequence ATGACCACACACCCACTGCGTCCTGCGATGAAGCGGCGCACCCTCATCGGCTCAGCCGCCACTGGAGCCGCCCTCGCGCTCGGACTCGCCGCCTGCGGCGGCTCCGTCCCCGGCGAGGACCCGACCTCTGCCGGCGGTGGTGAGCCTGCCGATGAAGGCGCCGTCGAGATCACCCTCTCGATGCAGAACCCCAACGTCGAGGCGCAGGATCCGGCCACCTACGAGATCGTGCAGGCTTTCATGGCGGAGAACCCGGACGTGGTGATCCACGTCGAGGGACAGACCGTGGACGAGCACAACCAGGCGATGCAGATCGCCGCGCAGTCCGGGACGCTTCCCGAGATCTTCTGGGTCTATAACTCCCTCGCCACGCAGATGGCCGATGAGGGATACCTGGCTGACCTGGGCCCACTGCTGGACTCCGGCGACCTGCGCGCATCGTTCCCGGATTCCATGCTCAGCGGCTACGTCAGTGACTCCTCGAGTGACCCAGTGCAGTACGGCGTTCCCTATCAAGGCCTGGTCACCGGCTTCTTCGTGAACACCGACATCCTGGCCGAGTACGGGCTCGAGCAGCCGGAGACCTTCGAGGACCTGCTCGTCGTGGCCGAGACCCTCTCCGCCGAGGGCATCACCACGATCGCGAAGGGTGCGAACGGCACCTCCTTCAGCGTCTGGGCATTCCTGACGATGCTGAACCGGTACGGCTACGAGGAGCGGATCGATGCCATCCTCGCCGGCGAGGATTCGTACGTGAATGAGGACTTCCTCCGGCTCTACGAGCACATCGGCGAGCTCGCCGAGGCGGGCGCGTTCTCCCCGAACGTCTCTACCCAGGACTACGTGCAGGCCGTCGAGGAGTACACCAGCGGTAACGCCGCGATGCTGGACGCCGGTGTGTGGGCAGCCGGCCAGATCCAGGAGAGCTCGGTCGGCGCGGCCACCACTTTCTGGGCCGGACCCACATTCGCCGATGGGGTCGGGGACCAGCAGCTCTACATGAATGCGCCCTCGGCGCCGCTGGTGGTCAGCGCAGCGGCCATGGAGGACGAGGAGGTGGCAGCCGCCGTGGAACGCTTCCTGGCCTTCTACTACAGCGACGCGGGCCAGCAGATCCTCGTGGACAACGACCAGACCCCGGTGACCACCTACGAGCCGCAGGTCGACGAGTCCCAGACCGTGTTCTCCTCGGTACTCGAGGTGATCAATGCCGACGGGTGGTCCAGCCCCGAGGCGCAGCCCGACCTGGTCATCTCGGCCGAGCAGTCCAGCGCCATGTACGACTCCATCTACGGCGTGATCCAGGGTGTCTTCACCCCGGAAGAGGCGCTGCAGGTCGTGCAGGACACCTTCGAGTGA
- a CDS encoding LysR family transcriptional regulator, producing the protein METRRLEYFVVLARERSFRRAAEVLFISQPALSQQIRRLEQDVGTVLIDRSMHPIEVTPAGERLLVRSRRVLEELSEIEGVAEQARSGHVGQVKVGIAPSLMFSAVPDVVGKFRSAHPNVDVTLHREITPAILDQVAEQRLDVGVTFSQFSPHTLRWTKLYDDRFVVVVAERHRLAQLPALRMSDLREETFLMLVRRSAPDLHDATIAACAAVGFTPHAQDAGFQVEGAGYVDQIGLVGAGYGVAVIPAAVATLTIPGVVYRPLVEPELTLPTSMCRSPHLRNASADLFVSYAAEQLCGGRSSVSPSD; encoded by the coding sequence ATGGAGACGCGCCGGCTCGAGTACTTCGTGGTGCTGGCGAGGGAACGGAGCTTCCGCCGCGCTGCCGAGGTGCTGTTCATCTCGCAGCCGGCGCTGAGCCAGCAGATCCGGCGGCTCGAGCAGGACGTCGGCACCGTGCTCATCGATCGAAGCATGCATCCGATCGAGGTGACGCCCGCCGGAGAACGGCTGCTTGTGCGGAGCCGACGGGTTCTAGAGGAGCTCAGCGAGATCGAGGGTGTGGCCGAGCAGGCCCGCAGTGGTCACGTCGGTCAGGTGAAGGTGGGAATTGCGCCGTCACTGATGTTCAGTGCGGTACCGGACGTGGTCGGGAAATTCCGATCGGCTCATCCGAATGTCGACGTCACCCTGCACCGCGAGATCACCCCGGCGATCCTCGACCAGGTGGCCGAGCAACGTCTGGATGTGGGCGTGACTTTCTCGCAGTTCTCGCCGCACACATTGCGGTGGACGAAACTGTACGACGACAGGTTCGTGGTGGTCGTGGCCGAGCGGCACCGGCTTGCACAGTTGCCAGCGCTCCGAATGTCCGACCTGCGGGAGGAAACGTTCCTCATGCTGGTCCGGCGCAGTGCTCCGGATCTGCACGACGCGACGATCGCTGCCTGTGCTGCGGTGGGCTTCACCCCGCACGCTCAGGACGCGGGGTTCCAGGTTGAGGGGGCCGGCTATGTTGACCAGATCGGCCTGGTGGGCGCCGGGTACGGGGTGGCGGTGATTCCTGCCGCCGTGGCGACCCTGACGATCCCTGGGGTCGTATATCGCCCACTAGTGGAACCGGAACTCACGCTGCCTACCTCGATGTGCCGCAGCCCACACCTGAGGAACGCTTCGGCGGACCTGTTCGTGAGCTATGCGGCCGAGCAACTTTGCGGCGGCCGATCGTCAGTGTCGCCTTCCGACTGA
- a CDS encoding dipeptide ABC transporter ATP-binding protein, which yields MRSEPLLRIDGLSVDFDGPPGRVQVTHDVDLHVGEAEVVAVVGESGSGKSVTAMSVLDLLPGNARRTGSIVFDGEDLLAAPPGRLRAIRGGSIGMIFQEPMTALNPVHSVGAALTEAILAHSTLTRTEVDARAVELLGLVHLPDPERMLARYPHQLSGGQRQRVMIAMAIAAEPRLLIADEPTTALDVTVQAGILDLLLELRDRLGMAVVLITHDMGVVADVADQVVVMQHGRVVESQPVHRLFESPGQEYTRELLAAVPGRTDHDGVPSPDEETELEPEAVGAQGAPHGPVLALSGARVEFRQGWRRPPVVAVGDVDLRVEHGEIVGLVGESGSGKSTLGRVALGLQRVRSGTVDVMGTDLATASRAELREVRRTTSMVFQDPGSSLNPRIPIGWSVTDPLRWSGIERRRSVLRERAAELLERVRLPGSWTDRYPHQLSGGQRQRVGIARAIATSPRFMVADEPTSALDVSVQASVLELLLEIQASMGFSCLFISHDLAVVEQIADRVVVLHQGQIVEQGATNEVLRAPSAAYTRRLVDAVPVPDPQRQRARRAERLLLARG from the coding sequence ATGAGGAGCGAACCATTGCTACGGATCGACGGCCTCAGCGTCGACTTCGACGGACCCCCCGGACGGGTCCAGGTGACCCACGATGTCGATCTCCACGTCGGTGAGGCTGAGGTGGTGGCGGTCGTCGGCGAGTCCGGGTCGGGCAAATCCGTCACGGCGATGTCCGTGCTCGACCTGCTCCCGGGCAACGCTCGGCGCACTGGGTCGATCGTCTTCGACGGGGAGGACCTGCTAGCGGCGCCGCCCGGACGGCTGCGTGCGATCCGTGGCGGTTCCATCGGGATGATCTTCCAGGAGCCGATGACGGCCCTCAACCCGGTCCATTCTGTCGGCGCCGCGCTCACCGAGGCGATCCTGGCGCACAGCACGCTCACGCGCACCGAGGTTGACGCGCGGGCCGTCGAACTCCTGGGGCTGGTGCACCTGCCGGACCCGGAGCGGATGCTGGCCCGCTATCCGCACCAGCTCTCCGGTGGGCAGCGACAGCGGGTGATGATCGCGATGGCGATCGCTGCCGAGCCGAGGCTGCTCATCGCCGACGAACCGACCACCGCCCTCGACGTCACTGTGCAAGCGGGGATCCTGGACCTGCTCCTGGAGCTGCGTGACCGGCTCGGGATGGCGGTCGTGCTCATCACGCACGACATGGGCGTGGTGGCAGATGTCGCCGACCAGGTGGTCGTGATGCAGCACGGCCGTGTGGTGGAGTCGCAGCCGGTGCACCGGCTGTTCGAGTCACCGGGGCAGGAGTACACCCGCGAGCTGCTTGCCGCCGTCCCCGGGCGTACCGATCACGATGGCGTCCCGTCACCGGACGAGGAGACCGAGCTGGAGCCGGAGGCCGTAGGCGCCCAGGGCGCCCCCCATGGGCCCGTGCTTGCCCTGTCCGGTGCGCGGGTCGAGTTCCGTCAGGGGTGGCGCCGTCCACCGGTGGTCGCAGTTGGCGATGTCGACCTGCGCGTCGAGCACGGGGAGATCGTCGGGCTCGTCGGGGAGTCCGGCTCCGGCAAGTCAACCCTCGGCCGAGTCGCGCTCGGCCTGCAGCGGGTCCGATCTGGCACCGTCGACGTGATGGGTACGGACCTTGCCACAGCGTCGCGGGCAGAGCTACGCGAAGTCCGGCGCACCACATCCATGGTCTTCCAGGACCCAGGCTCCTCGCTCAACCCCCGGATCCCGATCGGCTGGAGCGTCACCGACCCGTTGCGCTGGAGCGGGATCGAACGCCGCCGCTCCGTGCTGCGCGAGCGTGCCGCCGAGTTGCTCGAACGCGTCCGGCTGCCCGGTTCCTGGACCGACCGGTATCCGCATCAGCTCTCCGGTGGGCAGCGTCAGCGGGTCGGTATCGCACGCGCGATCGCTACCAGTCCCCGGTTCATGGTGGCCGACGAGCCGACGTCGGCGCTCGACGTCTCGGTGCAGGCCTCCGTGCTGGAGCTGTTGCTGGAGATCCAGGCGTCGATGGGCTTCTCGTGCCTGTTCATCAGCCATGATCTAGCGGTCGTCGAGCAGATCGCCGATCGAGTGGTGGTGCTGCACCAGGGCCAGATCGTCGAGCAGGGGGCGACGAACGAGGTGCTGCGCGCTCCGTCTGCTGCGTACACCCGCCGGCTTGTCGATGCGGTGCCGGTGCCGGACCCGCAGCGTCAGCGTGCGCGGCGCGCTGAGCGCTTGTTGCTTGCTCGCGGCTAG
- a CDS encoding glycoside hydrolase family 32 protein — MTTNATAARPKIHFTAREGWINDPLGLTFHNGVYHLFFQHVPGQAEWGPHQSWGHATSTDLLHWTEQPVILSPGDGDDGVWSGSLVVPPEGEPTIFYTSVHVADVQIGTVRTAHPADPQWRTWAKGPEVARLPENVDAIAYRDPQVFHDGDTWVMLMGAGLRDGTAVALAHRSDDLRTWGPAEPIASRHRDVMEPVWLGAVWECPQLLRVDGRWVLTMSVWEPEVPYYEAYLIGDLDDGHFVTSHVGRLSYGPSYYAGSAYADAAGDSGLIYWLRGVDDPGGAWASAHSLPHTLHLEGDRLIAAPHAAVEQARVSSAQQAMESTVTTTPTCDVLLTTASPSARGTVIVDGGRAQILVAAGQVEVTTGAGSWSMPAGGTELRLVLDGPVLEVFGPHGTLAVPLPVPAEHVTVEVTGALAAQVWELD, encoded by the coding sequence ATGACAACGAACGCCACGGCGGCCCGCCCAAAGATCCATTTCACTGCGCGGGAAGGGTGGATCAACGACCCACTCGGCTTGACGTTCCACAACGGCGTCTATCACCTCTTCTTCCAGCACGTGCCCGGGCAGGCCGAGTGGGGCCCGCACCAGTCCTGGGGGCACGCGACCTCCACCGACCTGCTGCACTGGACCGAGCAGCCGGTGATCCTCAGCCCCGGGGACGGCGACGACGGGGTCTGGTCGGGGTCGTTGGTGGTCCCGCCCGAGGGCGAGCCGACCATCTTCTACACGAGCGTGCATGTCGCCGACGTGCAGATCGGGACAGTGCGCACGGCGCACCCGGCCGACCCGCAGTGGCGCACCTGGGCGAAGGGTCCGGAGGTCGCCCGTCTACCGGAGAATGTCGATGCGATCGCCTATCGGGACCCGCAGGTGTTCCACGACGGCGACACGTGGGTGATGCTGATGGGTGCCGGACTCCGGGACGGGACGGCGGTCGCACTCGCGCACCGCTCGGACGATCTACGCACCTGGGGTCCGGCAGAACCGATCGCGAGCCGGCACCGGGACGTGATGGAGCCGGTATGGCTCGGCGCGGTGTGGGAATGCCCGCAGCTGCTGCGAGTGGACGGACGCTGGGTACTCACCATGTCGGTGTGGGAGCCCGAGGTCCCGTACTACGAGGCCTACCTGATCGGGGACCTGGACGACGGCCACTTCGTAACCTCGCATGTCGGGCGGCTCAGCTACGGCCCGTCCTACTACGCCGGGTCCGCTTACGCCGACGCAGCCGGGGACTCCGGTCTCATCTACTGGCTGCGTGGGGTCGACGACCCGGGTGGTGCCTGGGCGAGCGCACACTCACTGCCACACACCCTGCACCTCGAGGGTGACCGGCTGATCGCCGCACCGCACGCCGCCGTCGAACAGGCCCGGGTCAGCTCCGCCCAACAAGCGATGGAATCGACGGTCACCACCACCCCGACCTGCGACGTGCTGCTCACCACGGCGAGCCCGAGTGCTCGGGGCACCGTGATCGTCGACGGCGGTCGCGCCCAGATACTGGTTGCCGCCGGGCAGGTGGAGGTCACCACCGGTGCCGGCAGCTGGTCCATGCCCGCCGGCGGAACGGAGCTTCGACTCGTCCTCGACGGTCCGGTGCTCGAAGTGTTCGGTCCGCACGGGACGCTCGCCGTGCCGCTGCCCGTTCCGGCTGAGCACGTGACCGTTGAGGTGACGGGCGCCTTGGCCGCACAGGTGTGGGAATTGGACTGA
- a CDS encoding carbohydrate ABC transporter permease: MRWLSRPWQLAGMVLPALIIYSLYFTYPVVYSVLQSFTDAKAFGSSTLVGAENYVSMIDDPLFWSSLRNTAIILVISLCLLLPGAFGLALLLGRRIRGAGVLRAMVFAPNVVAPILIGLIWVFILDPHLGLLNELLRLVGVAEPPEWIGGTTLSPYSIGSVYVWQTVGFIMTIFYAGLKMLPGDVMEAAELDGAAGLKRLRYVTVPMLRETIGITTVLVITGSFKIFELVVQLTGGGPVHLSETLVSYTYHVTFGLQNYGYGMALAVITSVLGVSVALGYLAFLRRKATAA, translated from the coding sequence GTGCGGTGGTTGAGCAGGCCGTGGCAGCTGGCCGGGATGGTGCTGCCGGCATTGATCATCTACAGCCTGTACTTCACCTATCCGGTGGTGTACTCGGTGCTGCAGAGCTTCACCGACGCGAAGGCCTTCGGGTCCTCGACGCTCGTCGGGGCCGAGAACTACGTCTCGATGATCGATGACCCGCTGTTCTGGAGCTCGCTGCGGAACACGGCGATCATCCTCGTCATCTCCCTGTGCCTGCTGCTACCGGGCGCCTTCGGTCTCGCGCTCCTGCTCGGCCGGCGGATCCGAGGGGCCGGGGTGCTGCGCGCCATGGTGTTTGCCCCGAACGTGGTGGCGCCAATCCTGATCGGGCTGATCTGGGTATTCATCCTGGACCCGCACCTCGGGTTGCTCAACGAGCTGCTGCGCCTGGTCGGCGTGGCCGAGCCGCCGGAGTGGATCGGTGGAACCACGCTGAGTCCGTACTCGATCGGCTCGGTGTACGTGTGGCAGACCGTCGGCTTCATCATGACGATCTTCTACGCCGGGCTGAAGATGCTCCCCGGTGACGTCATGGAAGCCGCCGAGCTGGACGGGGCGGCCGGCCTGAAGCGCCTGCGATACGTCACCGTCCCGATGTTGCGCGAGACCATCGGGATCACGACGGTGCTGGTGATCACCGGCTCCTTCAAGATCTTCGAGCTGGTCGTGCAGCTCACCGGCGGCGGACCGGTGCACCTGTCCGAGACCCTCGTCAGCTACACCTACCACGTCACCTTCGGGCTGCAGAACTACGGCTACGGGATGGCCCTGGCCGTGATCACCAGCGTCCTGGGTGTATCTGTCGCGCTCGGATACCTGGCGTTCCTGCGACGGAAGGCGACAGCAGCATGA